A genomic stretch from uncultured Pseudodesulfovibrio sp. includes:
- a CDS encoding chemotaxis protein CheW: MVDEALEDINQFLTFTLGKEIFALDIGTVREVLELTSITKIPRTPPFMRGVINLRGHAVPVVDMRLKLGMSKGEDTVDTCIIIVEIEFEGEFTVMGALVDSVREVFEMTPDTIEPAPKMGAAINAEYIKGMGRQSGQFIIIIDINKIFSAEELAIAKNMSGVGGGVDQQPVEDAAAAASV; the protein is encoded by the coding sequence ATGGTTGATGAAGCGTTGGAAGATATCAATCAGTTTTTGACCTTCACTTTGGGTAAAGAAATTTTTGCTTTGGATATCGGGACGGTGCGGGAAGTTCTGGAATTGACTTCTATCACCAAGATTCCAAGAACGCCTCCGTTCATGCGTGGTGTCATCAATTTGCGTGGCCATGCCGTTCCGGTTGTGGATATGCGGTTAAAATTGGGCATGTCCAAGGGCGAAGATACGGTCGATACGTGTATTATCATCGTAGAGATCGAATTTGAAGGTGAGTTCACGGTCATGGGTGCCTTGGTTGATTCCGTGCGTGAGGTTTTCGAGATGACTCCGGATACCATTGAACCCGCTCCCAAGATGGGCGCGGCCATCAATGCCGAATACATCAAGGGCATGGGGCGTCAAAGTGGACAGTTCATCATTATTATTGATATCAATAAGATATTCTCCGCAGAGGAACTTGCCATTGCAAAGAATATGTCTGGAGTTGGTGGCGGAGTCGACCAACAGCCTGTCGAAGATGCTGCAGCAGCAGCCTCAGTTTAA
- a CDS encoding Smr/MutS family protein has protein sequence MGKKRINNLGDLKQIKFEKKKDDVYSLPYDKNEPQKENVNPQNEPADEEVFMAAMRGVKKMDGASGRQVTPQVETASSQVISPDDEARNDLQRFMRGDIEFELEYTDEFMYGYVRGLDIKIFQQLKAGTLSIATHLDLHGMTADQAQENLLFFIRESYLQGHRCVLIVTGRGKNSPGGQSILRTGIETWLTKEPLRRVVLAFCTAQPKDGGAGALYVLLRKQKKTQGKIKWDTMVNWDGID, from the coding sequence ATGGGAAAGAAGCGTATAAACAACCTTGGCGATCTCAAGCAGATCAAATTCGAGAAGAAAAAAGACGACGTCTACTCTCTTCCGTATGACAAAAATGAGCCTCAAAAAGAAAATGTCAACCCACAAAATGAACCTGCAGACGAAGAAGTGTTTATGGCCGCCATGCGTGGGGTAAAAAAAATGGATGGCGCAAGCGGCAGGCAAGTAACTCCTCAGGTGGAAACGGCTTCATCCCAGGTCATTTCCCCTGACGATGAAGCCAGAAATGACCTTCAACGATTTATGCGGGGCGATATCGAATTCGAACTCGAATATACGGACGAATTCATGTACGGCTATGTGCGTGGTCTGGATATCAAGATATTCCAGCAACTCAAGGCTGGGACGCTCAGCATAGCCACCCACCTCGACCTGCACGGCATGACCGCAGATCAAGCTCAGGAAAACCTACTTTTTTTCATTCGGGAAAGCTATCTTCAGGGCCATCGATGCGTTTTGATCGTAACAGGTCGTGGAAAGAACTCTCCGGGCGGTCAGTCGATCCTGCGGACCGGCATTGAAACATGGCTCACCAAGGAGCCACTTAGACGCGTTGTGCTGGCTTTTTGCACAGCTCAACCCAAAGACGGTGGCGCTGGAGCCTTGTACGTCCTGCTTCGCAAGCAGAAAAAAACGCAGGGGAAAATCAAGTGGGACACCATGGTCAATTGGGACGGCATCGACTAA